One stretch of Chitinophaga pendula DNA includes these proteins:
- a CDS encoding VOC family protein: protein MSAYSIPPQTRIGHVHLKVADLQRSLDFYCGLLGFEIIQHYGADAAFISAGGYHHHIGLNTWQSKGAAPAPTHAPGLYHTAIVYPSRKDLALIYKRLRNAAYPFTGFADHGVSEALYLDDPDGNGVELYWDRPREQWPLDADGKITMYTRRLNITELLQELDPVTE from the coding sequence ATGTCAGCATACAGTATACCACCACAGACACGCATCGGCCATGTACACCTGAAAGTAGCAGACCTCCAGCGATCCCTCGACTTCTATTGCGGACTCCTGGGCTTTGAGATCATCCAGCATTATGGTGCCGACGCCGCATTTATCTCCGCAGGGGGCTATCACCACCACATCGGCCTGAACACCTGGCAGAGCAAAGGCGCCGCCCCCGCACCCACACATGCACCGGGCCTCTATCATACCGCCATCGTATACCCCTCCAGGAAAGACCTGGCACTCATCTATAAAAGATTACGCAACGCAGCATATCCTTTCACCGGGTTTGCAGACCATGGCGTCTCCGAAGCACTCTACCTCGACGATCCCGATGGCAATGGCGTAGAACTATATTGGGACCGCCCCCGTGAACAATGGCCGCTGGATGCTGATGGCAAAATCACCATGTACACCCGCCGACTCAATATCACCGAACTACTACAGGAACTCGACCCTGTAACAGAATAA
- a CDS encoding lipase family protein has protein sequence MNKILFAFLLPLFLLSTSPVLSQPLKAGFDPLEYQDVLKLAFLHADTPWTAKIAPPPAGYRLLYRSKATPMFNRWDLWTREDGVVIISVRGTVGQANSWMENFYAGMIPASGTLVFGDSSSFRYRLAQDSSAYVHAGWVLGLASMATDIVQHIKDCYRRGSRAFIITGHSQGGAISYLLRSYLAYIDDPSFPKDIVFKTYCSAAPKPGNQYYANDFDYLTREGWAFRVVNARDWVPETPFSIQTTRDFNHINAFMNVKGMLRAQPFFVRLVLGHVYGNLDRSSKRASRRMQKYLGKMLYKRVKKVIPQYEMPPFVSSHHYATAGTPVILYPVAGYHERYPFDGKNIFIHHMYAPYQYLLEHIYSIK, from the coding sequence ATGAATAAGATCCTATTTGCTTTTTTACTCCCATTATTTCTGCTGAGCACCTCTCCTGTTTTGTCGCAGCCGCTGAAGGCCGGATTTGATCCTTTGGAATACCAGGATGTGCTGAAGTTGGCATTTTTGCATGCTGATACGCCCTGGACGGCTAAGATTGCGCCACCTCCGGCGGGCTATCGATTACTTTACCGGTCTAAGGCTACGCCTATGTTCAACCGTTGGGATCTGTGGACACGGGAGGACGGGGTGGTGATCATCAGTGTGCGCGGTACGGTAGGTCAAGCTAATTCGTGGATGGAGAATTTTTATGCCGGTATGATTCCTGCCAGTGGTACGCTTGTATTTGGTGACAGCAGCAGTTTCCGTTACCGGCTGGCACAGGATAGCAGTGCTTATGTGCATGCGGGGTGGGTGTTAGGGCTGGCGAGTATGGCTACTGATATCGTGCAGCATATCAAGGACTGTTACCGGCGAGGGAGCCGGGCGTTTATTATCACCGGTCACAGTCAGGGAGGGGCGATCAGTTATTTATTACGCTCTTACCTGGCTTATATTGATGATCCATCTTTTCCGAAGGATATTGTATTTAAGACTTATTGCAGTGCTGCTCCGAAGCCAGGTAATCAGTATTATGCCAATGACTTTGATTACCTGACGAGGGAGGGCTGGGCTTTTCGGGTGGTGAATGCACGGGATTGGGTACCGGAGACGCCATTTTCGATACAGACGACGCGGGATTTCAATCATATCAATGCCTTTATGAATGTAAAGGGGATGTTGCGTGCGCAGCCATTCTTTGTACGGCTGGTATTGGGGCATGTTTACGGTAACCTGGACCGGTCGAGTAAGCGTGCTAGCCGCCGTATGCAGAAATACCTGGGTAAGATGCTGTATAAGCGTGTGAAAAAGGTGATACCACAATATGAGATGCCGCCATTTGTGAGCAGTCATCATTATGCGACGGCTGGTACACCGGTGATCCTTTACCCGGTAGCCGGCTATCATGAGCGTTATCCATTTGACGGTAAAAATATCTTTATACATCATATGTATGCCCCCTATCAATACTTACTGGAGCACATCTATTCTATAAAATAA